From Panicum hallii strain FIL2 chromosome 2, PHallii_v3.1, whole genome shotgun sequence, a single genomic window includes:
- the LOC112882009 gene encoding probable carboxylesterase 12, translated as MVAKSKRQLAKLALLALALLLLLAATLLCVFLIPRHHRKPLPPGPPPGNASNPDDSVVAFDFSPYLIMYKSGRVHRLDGTARCAAGVDEATGVASKDVVIDGGTGLAARMYLPPAPGGAKGKKDPGRLPVLVFYHGGAFVIESAFTPLYHAYLNAVAAKARVVAVSVEYRLAPEHRLPTAYDDSWQALNWVARNAGSGPEPWLRDRGNLSRLFVAGDSAGANIAHNMAMRAGTEGGLDGGAAITGLLLLDPYFWGKKPVAGETTDQATRRQYEATWSFICGGRYGIDDPLVNPLSAELRRLACSRVAVTSSGLDDFRPRGMAYAAALRDSGWDGVVEQYETPGERHVYFLDRPKDPNSVKELAFVTGFLSRE; from the coding sequence ATGGTGGCCAAGAGCAAGCGACAGCTCGCCAAGCTCGCGTTGCTCGCGCtcgccctgctcctcctcctcgccgccaccTTGCTGTGCGTCTTCTTGATCCCGCGCCACCACCGGAAGCCGCTGCCGCCGGGCCCGCCGCCGGGGAACGCCTCGAACCCCGACGACAGCGTCGTGGCGTTCGACTTCTCCCCGTACCTCATCATGTACAAGAGCGGCCGCGTACACCGGCTGGACGGCACCGCCCGGTGCGCGGCCGGCGTCGACGAGGCCACGGGGGTGGCCTCCAAGGACGTCGTCATCGACGGCGGGACGGGGCTCGCGGCGCGGATGTACCTGCCCCCGGCGCCCGGCGGGGCGAAAGGGAAGAAGGACCCCGGCAGGCTCCCCGTGCTCGTGTTCTACCACGGCGGCGCGTTCGTCATCGAGTCCGCCTTCACGCCGCTGTACCACGCGTACCTGAACGCGGTGGCGGCGAAGGCGCGCGTCGTGGCGGTGTCCGTGGAGTACCGCCTCGCGCCGGAGCACCGGCTGCCGACGGCGTACGACGACTCGTGGCAGGCGCTCAACTGGGTGGCCAGGAACGCCGGGTCCGGGCCGGAGCCGTGGCTGCGGGACCGGGGCAACCTGTCCCGCCTGTTCGTGGCCGGGGACAGCGCCGGCGCCAACATCGCGCACAACATGGCCATGCGCGCGGGCACGGAAGGCGGgctggacggcggcgcggccatCACGGGGCTCCTGCTCCTGGACCCGTACTTTTGGGGCAAGAAGCCCGTGGCCGGGGAGACGACGGACCAGGCGACGCGGCGCCAGTACGAGGCGACGTGGTCGTTCATCTGCGGCGGCCGGTACGGCATCGACGACCCGCTCGTGAACCCGCTGTCCGCGGAGCTGCGGAGGCTGGCGTGCTCGCGCGTGGCGGTGACGTCGTCGGGCCTGGACGACTTCCGTCCGCGCGGCATGGcgtacgcggcggcgctccgggacAGCGGGTGGGACGGGGTGGTCGAGCAGTACGAAACGCCCGGCGAGCGGCACGTCTACTTCCTGGACAGGCCCAAGGACCCCAACTCCGTCAAGGAGCTGGCCTTCGTCACCGGCTTCCTGAGCCGGGAGTAG
- the LOC112881753 gene encoding probable carboxylesterase 7: protein MPDLSRRVLCLALLVAALAALLLRLPIRSHLLKPRAAMDPDSEVEFELQGVMRMYKSGRVERFDGTETVPPSPDGDPANGVTSKDVVLDPAAGVSARLYLPPGVEPGKRLPVVVFFHGGAFMVHTAASPLYHIYAASLAAAVPALVVSVDYRLAPEHRLPAAYDDAFAALKAVVAACRADGAEAEPWLAAHGDASRVVLAGDSAGANMAHNAAIRLRKEPIDGYGDTVSGIVLLHPYFWGKEPLGAEPTDPGYRAIFDPTWEFICGGKFGLDHPYINPMAAPEEWRQLGCRRVLVTTAEQCWFVERARAYAEEIKKCGWDGELEFYETKGEEHVFFLPKHGSDNAVKELAVVADFVRRC, encoded by the coding sequence ATGCCCGATCTGTCGCGACGGGTGCTCTGCCTGGCACTCCTcgtcgccgcgctcgccgccctgctcctccggctcccGATCCGCAGCCACCTCCTCAAGCCCCGCGCCGCCATGGACCCCGACTCCGAGGTCGAGTTCGAGCTGCAGGGCGTGATGCGCATGTACAAGAGCGGCCGCGTCGAGCGCTTCGACGGCACGGAGACCGTCCCGCCCTCCCCCGACGGCGACCCAGCCAACGGCGTCACTTCCAAGGACGTCGTCCTCGACCCCGCCGCAGGCGTCTCCGCCCGCCTCTACCTCCCGCCCGGGGTGGAGCCAGGCAAGAGGCTCCCCGTCGTCGTGTTCTTCCACGGCGGCGCGTTCATGGTCCACACCGCCGCCTCCCCGCTCTACCACATCTAcgccgcctccctcgccgccgcggtcCCCGCCCTCGTCGTCTCCGTCGACTACCGTCTCGCGCCCGAGCACCGCCTCCCCGCCGCCTACGACGACGCGTTCGCGGCCCTCAAGGCGGTCGTCGCCGCGTGCCGCGCGGACGGCGCCGAGGCCGAGCCTTGGCTCGCCGCGCACGGCGACGCCTCCCGCGTCGTCCTCGCCGGGGACAGCGCCGGCGCCAACATGGCGCACAACGCCGCGATACGGCTGCGGAAGGAGCCCATCGATGGCTACGGCGACACGGTCAGCGGCATTGTGCTCCTGCACCCGTACTTCTGGGGGAAGGAGCCGCTGGGCGCGGAGCCCACGGACCCCGGTTACCGCGCCATTTTCGACCCCACGTGGGAGTTCATCTGCGGCGGGAAGTTCGGCCTCGACCACCCGTACATCAACCCGATGGCGGCGCCGGAGGAGTGGAGGCAGCTCGGGTGCCGCCGCGTGCTGGTGACCACGGCGGAGCAGTGCTGGTTCGTGGAGAGGGCGCGGGCGTACGCGGAGGAGATCAAGAAGTGCGGGTGGGACGGGGAGCTCGAGTTCTACGAGACCAAGGGCGAGGAGCACGTCTTCTTCTTGCCCAAGCACGGCAGTGACAACGCCGTCAAGGAGCTCGCCGTCGTGGCCGACTTTGTCAGGCGCTGTTGA
- the LOC112879417 gene encoding tuliposide A-converting enzyme 1, chloroplastic-like — protein sequence MDPSSEVILDCPFFRIYSDRRIDRLIGTTTVPPSFDASTGVTSKDVVIDGDTGLYVRLYLPETASRSDADSKKLPVLVYFHGGGFVAQSAASPMYQQFLNSLSARAGLLVVSVNYRLAPEHPLPAGYEDSLRALRWAVSGKGDPWLSQHGDLGRLYLAGDSAGGNIVHNVAMMAASEGEAAPGTAAAAARVEGAVLLHAGFGGREPIDGETPEWAAFSEKLWVFACPEATDGADDPRMNPLVAAATSLRNLPCKRVLVCAAERDLLRPRDRAYYEALAASGWSGKVEWFESRGQEHAFFLFEPGCDEAVALMDRLVAFFAGN from the coding sequence ATGGATCCCAGCTCCGAAGTCATACTGGACTGCCCGTTCTTCCGCATCTACAGCGACCGGCGCATCGACCGCCTGATCGGCACGACCACTGTGCCGCCCAGCTTCGACGCCAGTACCGGCGTCACGTCGAAGGATGTCGTCATCGACGGCGACACCGGACTCTACGTTCGCCTCTACCTTCCGGAGACGGCCTCCCGGTCCGACGCCGACAGCAAGAAGCTCCCCGTGCTGGTCTacttccacggcggcggcttcgtCGCCCAGTCGGCGGCGTCTCCGATGTACCAGCAGTTCCTCAACTCCCTGTCCGCGAGGGCCGGCCTGCTCGTCGTCTCCGTGAACTACCGCCTCGCGCCCGAGCACCCGCTGCCGGCCGGCTACGAGGACTCGCTCCGCGCGCTCAGGTGGGCGGTCTCTGGTAAAGGGGACCCCTGGCTGTCGCAGCACGGCGACCTCGGCCGCCTCTACCTGGCCGGCGACAGCGCCGGCGGGAACATCGTCCACAACGTCGCGATGATGGCCGCGTCCGAAGGCGAGGCGGCCccgggcacggcggcggcggcggcgcgggtcgAGGGTGCGGTCCTGCTCCACGCGGGGTTCGGCGGGAGGGAGCCCATCGACGGCGAGACGCCGGAGTGGGCTGCGTTCTCGGAGAAGCTGTGGGTGTTCGCGTGCCCCGAGGCGACCGACGGCGCGGACGATCCGCGGATGAACCCCTTGGTCGCCGCGGCAACGAGCCTGCGGAACCTTCCGTGCAAGAGGGTCCtcgtctgcgcggcggagcgTGACTTGCTGCGGCCGAGGGACAGGGCGTACTACGAGGCCCTCGCTGCGAGCGGCTGGAGCGGCAAGGTGGAGTGGTTCGAGTCCAGGGGCCAGGAGCACGCCTTCTTCCTCTTCGAGCCCGGCTGCGATGAGGCCGTGGCGCTCATGGACCGGCTCGTCGCTTTCTTCGCCGGGAATTGA